DNA sequence from the Streptomyces canus genome:
GGCCGGCGGGTCCGCCCTTGAGGCGGAACCGGTGGCCATCGGGAATGACGCGCTGGACGGCTTTGTTGCAACGACTGCATGACATGACCGAGTCAAAGCGCTCGGTGGTGGTGGAAGGAGGACCTCATGGCACGCAGCACTACGCGGCCCGTCGTCACGCTCAGGTCGACGGCCGGCACCGGAGTCACCTACGTGACGCGCAAGAACCGTCTGA
Encoded proteins:
- the rpmG gene encoding 50S ribosomal protein L33, which translates into the protein MARSTTRPVVTLRSTAGTGVTYVTRKNRLTNPDRLVVRKYDPVADKHVLFREER